In a single window of the Deltaproteobacteria bacterium genome:
- a CDS encoding class I SAM-dependent methyltransferase yields MSRPAIDFGAAAADYSRHRPGFPEEFFDYVGRYGVGVEGQRVLDLGTGTGTLARGFARRGCRAVGLDPSPEMLQAAAALAREEQVAVGWVRAWAEATGLRAAAFEVICAGQCWHWFDRERAAAELVRLLQTGGFALLAYFTYLSDPGTVGHTTEALILRDNPGWPAAGSSGRHPIFAADLSAAGLIHQDIFWFDLDVCMTHEAWRGRIRACNGVLTLPPAQIAAFDADLAALLARDYPEPLAVAHRVFGILARKPG; encoded by the coding sequence CGACTACAGTCGCCACCGGCCCGGGTTTCCCGAGGAGTTCTTCGATTACGTGGGGCGTTATGGCGTCGGCGTCGAGGGCCAGCGCGTACTTGATCTCGGCACCGGCACCGGAACGTTGGCACGGGGCTTTGCCCGGCGCGGCTGCCGCGCCGTGGGCCTCGATCCCTCGCCGGAGATGCTGCAAGCGGCCGCGGCGCTGGCGCGGGAGGAGCAGGTGGCCGTCGGCTGGGTGCGCGCCTGGGCGGAGGCCACCGGGCTGCGCGCGGCGGCATTCGAGGTCATTTGCGCCGGCCAGTGCTGGCACTGGTTCGACCGCGAGCGGGCGGCGGCGGAGCTGGTGCGCTTGCTGCAAACCGGTGGCTTCGCCCTGCTCGCGTACTTCACCTATCTCAGCGACCCCGGTACGGTCGGTCATACGACCGAGGCACTGATCTTGCGCGACAACCCCGGCTGGCCGGCGGCCGGCAGTAGCGGCCGCCACCCCATCTTCGCCGCCGACCTCAGCGCCGCCGGGTTGATTCATCAAGACATCTTCTGGTTCGACCTCGATGTTTGCATGACTCACGAAGCGTGGCGCGGCCGCATCCGCGCCTGCAACGGCGTGCTCACCCTGCCGCCCGCTCAGATCGCCGCCTTCGATGCCGACTTGGCCGCGCTCTTGGCCCGCGATTACCCCGAGCCGCTGGCCGTTGCCCACCGGGTGTTCGGCATCCTGGCGCGCAAACCCGGCTGA